One segment of Sphingomonas telluris DNA contains the following:
- a CDS encoding beta-N-acetylhexosaminidase — protein MKFRSGALLLLFALLPLQMVEAAPALIPAPVSMTSSQGEFRLDAQTVVSGKGEAAKAAAFLAKSLDMKTGQRGSIQLRIVSKRVVPGTEAYRLSVTAREIRIEASDAAGLFYGAQTLRQLVTKSASGSQMVEIVEIEDAPRFKWRGLLIDVARHFFGKEQLFRIIDEMAAYKLNVLKLHLTDYQGWRLEIPSYPKLTEVGALVDGKPRFFTTAEMRDIVQYAADRHIMVVPEIEMPGHAGAAARAYPEYFDDAGGAFNPANPKTYDFVRGVLTEVARIFPAPYLHFGGDEVDDATWKKMADVDGLKAENGLKTTDDVEAYFGRKVVGIIESLGKRPMAWDEQVDAQAPKGVVIQWWRRDKPEVLDAAIKGGYQVVMSPADQLYFDYHQGEGEPGAPWEGNKGGPQSIAKMLAWEPVPDSLTPEQSSQVIGIEAAVWTEFIESQRYLQFMTFPRLLALSEIAWRPRGPRDDKEFEARLAPHIEALRARGINARRGEWDAYEFITN, from the coding sequence ATGAAGTTTCGGTCGGGCGCGTTGCTGCTCTTGTTTGCGTTATTGCCTCTGCAAATGGTCGAGGCCGCTCCAGCGCTCATACCGGCGCCCGTTTCGATGACTTCGAGCCAAGGCGAATTTCGCCTCGACGCTCAGACGGTGGTCAGCGGCAAGGGCGAGGCTGCCAAGGCTGCCGCATTCCTGGCGAAGTCGCTGGACATGAAGACCGGGCAACGTGGGTCCATCCAGCTGCGCATCGTCTCAAAGCGTGTCGTCCCCGGAACCGAGGCCTACCGGCTCAGCGTCACTGCTCGCGAAATCCGGATCGAAGCGTCCGATGCAGCCGGCCTCTTTTACGGGGCGCAGACGCTTCGCCAGCTCGTCACGAAGTCGGCGAGCGGTTCTCAAATGGTCGAGATTGTCGAGATCGAAGACGCTCCTCGCTTCAAGTGGCGCGGACTGCTGATCGACGTCGCGCGGCACTTCTTCGGCAAGGAACAACTGTTCCGCATCATCGACGAGATGGCCGCCTACAAGCTCAATGTCCTGAAGCTTCACCTCACGGACTATCAGGGTTGGCGGCTCGAGATTCCGTCCTATCCGAAGCTCACGGAAGTCGGCGCATTGGTCGATGGAAAGCCGCGCTTCTTCACGACGGCCGAGATGCGCGACATCGTGCAATATGCCGCCGACCGGCACATCATGGTCGTGCCCGAAATCGAAATGCCGGGCCATGCCGGAGCGGCCGCTCGCGCCTATCCCGAATATTTCGACGATGCGGGCGGCGCGTTCAATCCGGCCAATCCGAAGACCTACGATTTCGTCCGCGGGGTCCTTACCGAAGTGGCCCGCATCTTTCCCGCGCCTTACCTCCACTTCGGCGGCGATGAGGTAGACGACGCAACGTGGAAGAAGATGGCCGACGTGGATGGCCTGAAGGCCGAGAACGGCCTCAAGACCACCGACGACGTCGAGGCCTATTTCGGGCGAAAGGTCGTCGGGATCATCGAAAGTCTAGGCAAGCGCCCGATGGCCTGGGACGAGCAGGTCGACGCTCAAGCACCGAAAGGCGTCGTCATCCAGTGGTGGCGGCGCGATAAGCCCGAAGTCCTCGATGCCGCGATCAAGGGTGGATACCAGGTCGTGATGTCACCGGCCGACCAGCTGTACTTCGACTATCATCAGGGCGAGGGCGAGCCGGGCGCGCCGTGGGAAGGCAACAAGGGCGGGCCTCAGTCCATCGCCAAGATGCTCGCCTGGGAGCCCGTGCCGGACAGCCTGACGCCCGAACAATCCTCACAGGTCATCGGCATAGAGGCCGCCGTCTGGACGGAGTTCATCGAAAGCCAGCGCTACCTGCAGTTCATGACCTTCCCTCGCCTCCTCGCGCTTTCGGAGATCGCCTGGCGGCCGCGTGGTCCGCGCGACGACAAGGAGTTCGAGGCCAGGCTCGCGCCGCACATCGAGGCTCTACGCGCCCGCGGGATCAATGCCCGCCGAGGCGAGTGGGACGCCTACGAATTCATTACGAACTAG
- a CDS encoding D-Ala-D-Ala carboxypeptidase family metallohydrolase, which produces MSRYPACVWILAAVVAVPAAAKTAPSVVRSDVASAAAVTASYGAVTSVFRTPAHNREVGGVPNSYHLQGRAIDVARRPGVTHGQVAAALQRAGFRMIESLDEGDHSHFAFAGPGDLVRQIASASPPVPPVPEPPKYPPVAADNHGTLRIDLPAAEVGGR; this is translated from the coding sequence ATGAGCCGGTACCCCGCTTGCGTTTGGATTCTTGCGGCAGTCGTGGCGGTGCCCGCTGCGGCTAAGACCGCACCCTCTGTCGTTCGCTCCGACGTCGCGAGCGCCGCTGCCGTGACCGCGAGCTACGGGGCGGTCACAAGCGTTTTCCGCACCCCGGCTCACAATCGCGAAGTTGGCGGCGTGCCCAACAGCTATCACCTGCAAGGCCGAGCAATCGACGTCGCCCGCCGCCCGGGCGTTACGCACGGCCAAGTCGCAGCGGCGCTTCAGCGTGCCGGCTTCAGGATGATCGAGTCTCTGGACGAAGGCGACCACAGCCACTTCGCATTTGCGGGGCCCGGCGATCTCGTTCGACAGATCGCGAGCGCTTCGCCTCCGGTACCGCCCGTTCCGGAGCCGCCCAAATACCCGCCAGTTGCAGCCGACAACCACGGCACGCTGCGCATCGATCTTCCCGCGGCCGAGGTCGGCGGCCGGTAG
- a CDS encoding isopenicillin N synthase family dioxygenase, producing MATITADHIASVSLKDAESHTDGFAQKLGLSFEDYGFAIIADHGIPEELIDRAEEKAKAFFALPDAVKRKYLQPGGGGARGYTPFGIETAKGAKAHDLKEFWHVGRDLPEGHKFRAHLPDNVWPEEVPSFRDTFTELYATFDRTGLKVLRAIARYLKIDEDYFADTVRDGNSVLRLLHYPPQTEPTGQHIRAGAHEDINTITLLLGAEEAGLELLTKDARWIPVAPKPGELVINIGDMLQRLTNGRLRSTSHRVVNPEPKRASHARYSMPFFLHFRSDFLIEPLPGTVPAGEQPKWPPVTADDYLQERLREIKLV from the coding sequence ATGGCTACGATTACCGCCGACCACATTGCGTCCGTGTCCCTGAAGGACGCCGAATCCCACACCGACGGATTCGCCCAGAAACTGGGCCTCAGCTTCGAGGATTACGGCTTCGCGATCATTGCGGACCACGGCATACCGGAAGAGCTGATCGACCGCGCCGAGGAAAAGGCCAAGGCCTTCTTCGCTCTCCCAGACGCGGTGAAGCGCAAGTATCTCCAGCCGGGCGGCGGCGGCGCGCGCGGCTACACGCCGTTCGGAATCGAGACCGCCAAGGGCGCCAAGGCGCACGACCTCAAGGAATTCTGGCACGTCGGCCGCGACCTTCCCGAAGGCCACAAGTTCCGCGCGCACCTGCCTGACAACGTCTGGCCGGAAGAGGTGCCGAGCTTCCGTGATACGTTCACCGAACTCTACGCGACCTTCGACCGCACGGGCCTCAAAGTGCTGCGCGCGATCGCTCGCTACCTGAAAATCGACGAGGACTATTTCGCGGACACGGTTCGAGACGGGAATTCCGTTCTCCGCCTGCTCCACTATCCGCCGCAGACCGAGCCGACCGGCCAGCACATCCGCGCCGGCGCGCACGAGGACATTAACACGATCACGCTTCTGCTGGGCGCCGAGGAAGCGGGCCTGGAGCTTTTGACGAAGGACGCACGCTGGATCCCCGTCGCGCCGAAGCCTGGCGAGCTGGTGATCAACATCGGCGACATGTTGCAGCGCCTGACGAATGGGCGGCTTCGCTCCACCTCGCATCGCGTCGTCAACCCGGAGCCGAAGCGCGCCAGCCACGCGCGCTATTCAATGCCCTTCTTCCTTCACTTCCGCTCGGATTTTTTGATCGAGCCGCTACCGGGCACGGTGCCCGCGGGCGAGCAACCGAAGTGGCCGCCAGTAACAGCGGACGACTATCTCCAGGAGCGCCTGCGGGAGATCAAGCTGGTTTGA
- a CDS encoding NupC/NupG family nucleoside CNT transporter translates to MSNKLLGIAGIVAILAIAWLLSTNRKAIRLRVVGAAFALQAFIAWLVLWTSWGRAGIQTISGGVANLLGYANKGTEFLFGPSDQNPLAHTFAIAALPVIIFFASLVSILYYLGIMQRVVRWVGGAIGWVTGISRVESLSAAANIFVGQSESPLVVRPYLAALPPSRLFTVMCVGMAGVAGTILAAYASLLGQSYLPYLLAAAFMSAPGGILMAKIIMPDEPGDTEAAEDANVDVAETFEEGVKPANIIMAAAQGAQTGVKLAVAVGAMVLAFVALVALANGLLGGLGNMVGIPDLSFQRLVGYLFQPIMFLIGVPWNEANAAGGLFGTKLVLNEFVAFIDLGQMGGALSDRSRAIVTFALCGFANFSSIAIQMAVTGGLAPNQRPVIARLGIRALLAGSLANLMSAALASLMLP, encoded by the coding sequence GTGAGTAACAAGTTGCTCGGCATTGCCGGGATCGTCGCAATTTTGGCCATCGCCTGGCTGCTCTCGACCAACCGCAAGGCCATTCGCCTGCGCGTCGTTGGCGCAGCCTTCGCACTTCAGGCCTTCATAGCCTGGCTGGTCCTGTGGACCAGTTGGGGCCGCGCCGGCATCCAGACGATTTCCGGCGGCGTGGCCAACCTCCTCGGCTATGCGAACAAGGGCACGGAATTCCTGTTCGGGCCCAGCGATCAGAATCCCCTCGCCCACACGTTCGCAATCGCCGCGCTGCCGGTGATCATCTTCTTCGCGAGCCTCGTTTCGATCCTCTACTATCTCGGCATCATGCAGCGCGTGGTCCGCTGGGTTGGCGGGGCGATCGGCTGGGTCACGGGCATCAGTCGCGTCGAGTCTTTGAGCGCTGCGGCGAACATTTTCGTCGGCCAGTCGGAATCGCCGCTGGTCGTGCGTCCCTATCTCGCGGCGCTTCCGCCGTCGCGACTGTTCACCGTCATGTGCGTCGGCATGGCGGGCGTGGCCGGCACCATCCTCGCCGCCTACGCGAGCCTGCTCGGCCAAAGCTACCTGCCCTACCTCCTCGCCGCGGCCTTCATGTCCGCTCCTGGCGGCATCCTGATGGCCAAGATCATCATGCCGGACGAACCGGGCGATACCGAAGCCGCCGAGGACGCGAACGTGGACGTCGCGGAAACCTTCGAGGAAGGCGTGAAGCCGGCAAACATCATCATGGCTGCGGCGCAAGGCGCACAGACCGGCGTGAAGCTGGCGGTCGCCGTCGGCGCCATGGTGCTCGCGTTCGTCGCGCTTGTCGCCCTCGCGAACGGCCTGCTCGGCGGGCTGGGCAACATGGTCGGCATCCCCGATCTCAGCTTCCAGCGGCTGGTCGGCTACCTGTTCCAGCCGATCATGTTTCTGATCGGAGTGCCGTGGAACGAGGCGAATGCGGCGGGCGGCCTGTTCGGCACGAAGCTCGTCCTCAATGAATTCGTAGCCTTCATCGACCTCGGTCAGATGGGCGGCGCTTTGTCCGACCGCAGCCGCGCCATCGTCACCTTCGCATTGTGCGGCTTCGCCAATTTCAGCTCGATCGCGATCCAGATGGCGGTGACGGGCGGCCTGGCGCCGAACCAGCGTCCCGTGATCGCCAGGCTCGGCATTCGCGCGCTTCTGGCGGGCTCGCTCGCCAACCTGATGAGCGCCGCCCTCGCGAGCTTGATGCTTCCCTAA
- a CDS encoding TIGR00730 family Rossman fold protein, with protein MKRLAVYCGSAPGTHPAFANATRATAAAMVSRGVDLVYGGGRLGLMGLIADSVLAEGGHVYGVIPKALVNLEVAHTGVTELYTVANMHERKAKMTDLADAFIALPGGIGTLDELFEAWSWNVLGYHAKPFCLLNVGGFWDGLIQFMDHATESGFLSESRRKQLLVATTPEEALELLDEAAERATQGMVW; from the coding sequence GTGAAGCGTCTTGCCGTCTATTGCGGGTCCGCGCCCGGAACGCATCCTGCGTTCGCGAATGCGACGCGGGCGACTGCTGCGGCCATGGTCAGCCGCGGCGTCGATCTCGTCTATGGCGGCGGCCGTCTTGGCCTCATGGGCCTTATCGCCGACAGCGTGCTCGCTGAGGGCGGCCACGTCTACGGCGTGATCCCGAAAGCTTTGGTCAATCTCGAGGTCGCGCACACCGGCGTTACGGAGCTCTACACGGTCGCCAACATGCATGAGCGCAAGGCGAAGATGACCGATCTCGCCGATGCCTTCATCGCGTTGCCGGGTGGAATCGGCACGCTCGACGAATTGTTCGAAGCCTGGAGCTGGAACGTGCTCGGCTATCACGCGAAGCCGTTCTGCCTGCTCAATGTCGGCGGCTTCTGGGACGGGCTGATCCAATTCATGGACCATGCCACCGAGAGCGGCTTCCTCTCGGAGTCCCGGCGCAAGCAATTGCTCGTCGCGACGACGCCGGAGGAAGCCCTGGAACTGCTGGACGAAGCGGCAGAGCGCGCTACGCAAGGCATGGTCTGGTAG
- a CDS encoding adenosine kinase has protein sequence MTSPQLDVVAIGDAIVDVIATCDDSFLDSHGLAKGSMQLLDPPQADALYGAMDSAREISGGSAANSMAGVAALGLDAAFIGQIADDQLGDIFSHDMKALGVRFETPAIAEGPPTGRCLILVTPDAQRTMNTCPGASHELTPQALDERLIQSAAVIFLEGYLWGPDRPRHAMLRAAQIAHEAERTVAFTLSESLCIPGRKEGVLGMIEGGMVDILFANEDEAKLLASAADLDGAIARLEPLVSTLIVTRGPAGALAVERDRRVEIPAVPVEKVVDTTGAGDLFAAGFLAARCRARTLERCLEAGALAAAEVISHFGARPEKDLREIVRL, from the coding sequence GTGACTTCTCCCCAACTCGATGTTGTGGCGATCGGTGATGCGATCGTGGACGTAATCGCGACCTGCGACGATTCCTTTCTGGATTCGCACGGGCTCGCGAAGGGCTCGATGCAGCTGCTCGATCCTCCGCAGGCCGATGCGCTTTACGGCGCGATGGATTCTGCGCGCGAGATCAGCGGAGGGTCCGCTGCAAACAGCATGGCGGGCGTTGCCGCGCTCGGTCTCGACGCCGCCTTCATCGGCCAGATCGCGGACGACCAGTTGGGCGACATCTTCTCGCACGACATGAAGGCGCTCGGCGTCCGCTTCGAGACGCCAGCGATTGCGGAAGGTCCACCAACCGGGCGCTGCCTGATCCTGGTGACGCCCGACGCGCAGCGGACGATGAACACCTGCCCCGGTGCGAGCCATGAGCTTACTCCGCAAGCGCTCGACGAGCGTCTGATCCAGTCCGCGGCAGTGATCTTTCTCGAAGGCTATCTGTGGGGCCCGGACCGCCCTCGGCACGCCATGCTTCGCGCAGCGCAAATCGCGCACGAAGCCGAGCGCACCGTCGCCTTCACTCTCTCCGAGAGCCTGTGCATCCCAGGCCGCAAGGAAGGCGTGCTGGGAATGATCGAAGGCGGAATGGTCGACATCCTTTTCGCCAATGAGGACGAGGCGAAGCTCCTCGCGAGCGCGGCCGATCTCGACGGAGCCATTGCCAGACTTGAGCCGCTGGTCAGCACTTTGATCGTCACGCGCGGACCTGCGGGAGCACTCGCCGTTGAACGCGATAGGCGCGTCGAAATCCCGGCCGTGCCGGTGGAGAAGGTGGTCGACACGACGGGAGCGGGAGACCTGTTCGCCGCAGGCTTCCTTGCCGCGCGCTGCCGGGCTCGAACCCTGGAACGTTGCCTCGAAGCGGGAGCACTCGCGGCCGCGGAAGTCATTTCACATTTCGGCGCGCGGCCCGAAAAGGACCTGCGGGAGATCGTGCGCCTGTGA
- a CDS encoding queuosine precursor transporter: MTSEVQAAAGEPQSAVPTIPASLFAFSIFYGGMVCIAGVLGNKQVALGPLAVEAGIFAFLLLVVTSSSVAELHGRTTANRLVMIGFVPLLVSLALSILVLAVPASPDMAPDRLAAFNTIMGGTPRIWLGGILAYGISTFLNVTIFTRLKAREGAKLLWLRAGIASVLSQIIDTLIFISVAFYGVFPIAGLLLGQMLAKVVLSAVLVPPAVYLFVALGRKLDQTAA; the protein is encoded by the coding sequence ATGACCTCCGAAGTTCAAGCCGCGGCGGGCGAGCCGCAGTCTGCCGTTCCCACAATCCCCGCCTCCCTGTTTGCCTTTTCGATCTTCTACGGTGGCATGGTCTGCATCGCCGGAGTGCTGGGCAACAAGCAGGTGGCGCTTGGACCGCTGGCGGTCGAGGCGGGCATCTTTGCCTTCCTTCTGCTGGTCGTGACATCGAGCTCGGTCGCCGAGCTTCATGGTCGCACGACAGCAAATCGCCTTGTCATGATCGGCTTCGTGCCGCTGCTCGTTTCGCTGGCCCTGAGCATCCTTGTGCTGGCGGTGCCTGCATCGCCGGACATGGCTCCGGATCGCTTGGCCGCCTTCAACACGATCATGGGTGGGACGCCGCGCATCTGGCTCGGCGGTATCCTAGCGTACGGCATTTCGACCTTTCTCAACGTCACGATCTTCACCCGGCTGAAGGCGCGGGAAGGGGCGAAACTGCTCTGGCTGCGGGCGGGGATCGCCAGTGTGCTGAGCCAGATCATCGACACGCTCATCTTCATCTCGGTCGCATTTTACGGGGTCTTCCCCATCGCTGGACTGCTGCTGGGTCAGATGCTCGCGAAGGTCGTCCTTTCGGCCGTCCTCGTCCCGCCGGCAGTCTATCTGTTCGTGGCGCTGGGGCGCAAACTGGACCAAACGGCGGCGTAA
- a CDS encoding TonB-dependent receptor translates to MPTAAYAQSTGTVEFEKEAVVVTGKRTKEVGGIQVPDAPKAKAVVTQEMISRSGPGQTVLDTINIVPGVSFQNNDAYGNAGGTLTMRGFDSTRVSYTLDGIQLNDSGNYNIYSNFSIDPELIEQVNVNLGSTDVDSPTASAVGGTINQRTRTPSEKMGGLMNLSLGQFDYRRGFAMFDTGVFTPWGTRAFVAASTSKYDNPFNNYGKLDRQQYNAKIWQPIGSNGDFVSIAGRYNQDRNNFFGSLPLRWDTAQANGQPRVVGPGSSNRFPHNNDEREYDINYPCQVDVPQAGIVDSTNTCGTEFDRRYNPSNSVNIRGNSKFSLTDQLTLTVDPSYQYTKANGGGTITGREGVRIIDGIEYTGFIGGQYYFGHDLNGDGDDIDTCSPVGSACSSFEGVTLLAPSQTRTRRYAVVAGLAYEINPDHLVRVTYTHDYSNHRQTGEVGFLKANGEPVDVFPVNDPIEDSNGNVVQKRDRQSYAILNKFAAEYRGQFGALRVNVGASLPYFKRDLENYCFTTSANGFVDCFGGDAQLEQAYAEEFPTVQGPQKRLLKYNKLLPSLGVVYDFSPTISAFASYTKNISVPSTDNLYNAFFFPADTASAKPNPETTDSFDAGVRYRSSKVQAQLAGWFTKFNDRLASAYDPELDRTVFRNLGRVDKWGIDGSVAYEPIRELTLYAFGSWQQSDIKDNIQIGTFGGITDCDNIPSTATDADILRSCALTAGNFESGSPKYTFGGSAVGRFSIFELGATVKRTGPRYVFDTNLPTFSGALGSPDVVEIFPAKAPAYTLVNLDARMKLTMLKGLENSYFQLNVYNLFDKFYVGGFGGSLNQAFSGTNYGNPAFVQIGAPRTISGTLSLAF, encoded by the coding sequence ATGCCTACTGCTGCCTATGCCCAATCGACGGGTACGGTCGAGTTTGAGAAGGAAGCGGTTGTCGTTACCGGCAAGCGCACCAAGGAAGTCGGCGGCATTCAGGTGCCCGACGCACCGAAGGCAAAAGCCGTCGTCACCCAGGAGATGATCAGCCGCAGCGGCCCGGGCCAAACGGTTCTCGACACGATCAACATCGTCCCGGGCGTGAGCTTCCAGAACAACGACGCCTACGGCAACGCCGGCGGCACGCTGACGATGCGTGGCTTCGATTCGACCCGCGTGAGCTACACGCTCGACGGCATCCAGCTGAACGACAGCGGCAACTACAACATCTACTCGAACTTCTCGATCGATCCGGAACTGATCGAGCAGGTCAACGTCAACCTCGGCTCGACCGACGTCGATTCACCGACCGCTTCGGCCGTCGGCGGAACGATCAACCAGCGCACGCGCACTCCGTCGGAGAAGATGGGCGGCCTGATGAACCTGTCGCTCGGCCAGTTCGACTATCGCCGCGGCTTCGCGATGTTCGACACCGGCGTCTTCACCCCGTGGGGAACTCGCGCCTTTGTCGCCGCGAGCACGTCGAAGTACGACAACCCCTTCAACAATTATGGCAAGCTCGATCGTCAGCAGTACAATGCGAAGATCTGGCAGCCGATCGGCAGCAACGGCGACTTCGTCTCGATCGCCGGCCGCTATAACCAGGACCGCAACAATTTCTTCGGCTCGCTTCCGCTGCGTTGGGACACGGCCCAGGCCAACGGGCAGCCACGTGTCGTCGGCCCGGGATCGAGCAATCGCTTCCCGCACAACAATGACGAGCGCGAGTACGACATCAATTATCCTTGCCAGGTCGACGTCCCGCAGGCCGGCATCGTGGATTCGACCAACACCTGCGGCACCGAATTCGACCGCCGCTACAACCCGTCGAACAGCGTGAACATCCGCGGAAATTCGAAGTTCTCGCTTACGGACCAGCTCACCCTGACCGTAGACCCGAGCTATCAGTACACCAAGGCAAACGGCGGTGGCACGATCACTGGCCGTGAAGGCGTGCGGATCATCGACGGAATCGAGTACACGGGCTTCATCGGCGGCCAGTATTACTTCGGCCACGACCTCAACGGGGACGGTGACGATATCGACACCTGCAGCCCTGTGGGTTCGGCCTGCTCCAGCTTCGAAGGCGTGACGCTGCTCGCGCCAAGCCAGACCCGCACGCGCCGCTACGCGGTCGTTGCCGGTCTCGCTTACGAGATCAATCCTGATCACCTCGTCCGCGTGACCTACACCCATGATTATTCGAACCATCGCCAGACCGGCGAAGTCGGGTTCCTGAAGGCGAACGGCGAGCCTGTCGACGTCTTTCCGGTCAACGACCCCATCGAGGATTCGAACGGCAATGTCGTGCAGAAGCGCGACCGCCAGTCCTATGCGATCCTCAACAAGTTCGCGGCGGAATATCGCGGTCAGTTCGGCGCGCTGCGCGTCAACGTCGGTGCCAGCCTGCCCTACTTCAAGCGCGATCTGGAGAACTATTGCTTCACCACGTCGGCGAACGGTTTCGTGGACTGCTTCGGTGGCGATGCTCAACTCGAGCAGGCCTATGCCGAGGAGTTCCCGACCGTTCAGGGCCCGCAGAAGCGCCTGTTGAAGTACAACAAGCTGCTGCCGAGCCTCGGCGTGGTTTACGACTTCTCGCCCACCATCTCGGCCTTCGCGAGCTATACCAAGAACATCTCGGTCCCGAGCACGGACAATTTGTACAACGCTTTCTTCTTCCCGGCCGATACGGCCAGCGCGAAGCCGAATCCTGAAACGACGGATTCCTTCGACGCCGGCGTTCGCTATCGCAGCTCGAAGGTCCAGGCGCAGCTCGCCGGCTGGTTCACCAAGTTCAACGATCGCCTGGCTTCGGCCTACGATCCGGAACTCGATCGTACCGTATTCCGCAACCTCGGCCGAGTGGACAAGTGGGGCATCGACGGCTCGGTTGCTTACGAACCGATCCGCGAGCTGACGCTCTACGCCTTCGGTTCGTGGCAGCAGTCCGACATCAAGGACAACATCCAGATCGGCACCTTCGGCGGCATCACAGATTGCGACAACATTCCGAGCACGGCCACCGACGCCGACATCCTGCGCAGCTGCGCACTGACGGCCGGCAACTTTGAATCCGGCTCGCCGAAGTACACGTTCGGCGGTTCGGCGGTTGGCCGATTCAGCATCTTCGAGCTGGGTGCCACCGTGAAGCGGACGGGTCCGCGGTACGTGTTCGACACGAACCTGCCGACCTTCTCGGGTGCGCTGGGTTCGCCGGATGTGGTCGAGATCTTCCCGGCGAAGGCCCCGGCCTACACGCTGGTGAACCTCGACGCCCGCATGAAGCTGACCATGCTGAAGGGGCTGGAGAACAGCTACTTCCAGCTCAACGTCTACAACCTGTTCGACAAGTTCTACGTCGGCGGGTTCGGCGGCAGCCTCAACCAGGCCTTCAGCGGCACGAACTACGGTAACCCGGCGTTCGTCCAGATCGGCGCTCCTCGCACGATCTCCGGAACGCTGAGCCTCGCTTTCTAA
- a CDS encoding helix-turn-helix domain-containing protein: MSERSGIPVSTLSKVENDRLTLTYDKLAQVSENLQIPISELFAESEPPEAVTARRSIGRLEDAIRVETSNYDYYYLCTELRRKRMIPVLTRIRAKSLAEFGDLVSHSGEEYIHVLEGSIIVHTEFYDPVTLKAGEAIYIDSNMGHAYVAAEECDEALVLGVCSSDDDALMSSLMHIHEPANEGVERMADQSNARVRTLRRPAA; encoded by the coding sequence ATGAGCGAGCGCAGCGGCATCCCCGTATCGACCCTGTCGAAGGTAGAGAACGACCGGCTTACTCTGACCTACGACAAGCTCGCCCAGGTCAGCGAAAACCTTCAGATTCCGATCTCGGAGCTCTTCGCCGAATCGGAGCCGCCGGAGGCCGTCACCGCTCGGCGCAGCATCGGTCGCCTGGAGGACGCGATCCGCGTCGAAACCTCCAACTACGACTATTATTATCTATGCACGGAGCTTCGCCGGAAGCGGATGATCCCCGTGCTGACCCGCATCCGTGCGAAGTCTCTGGCGGAGTTCGGGGACCTCGTCTCCCATTCGGGCGAGGAATATATCCACGTCCTCGAAGGCTCGATCATCGTCCACACGGAATTCTACGATCCCGTCACGCTCAAGGCGGGCGAGGCGATCTACATCGATTCGAACATGGGCCACGCCTATGTCGCGGCGGAGGAATGCGACGAGGCTTTGGTCCTCGGCGTCTGCTCGAGCGACGATGACGCGCTGATGAGCTCGCTCATGCACATTCACGAGCCGGCCAACGAAGGAGTCGAGCGCATGGCCGATCAAAGCAACGCGCGCGTGCGCACGCTTCGGCGCCCAGCAGCCTGA